One Pontibacillus yanchengensis DNA window includes the following coding sequences:
- the sigG gene encoding RNA polymerase sporulation sigma factor SigG, producing the protein MTRHKVEICGVDTSKLPVLKNDEMRKLFKQMQSGDIEAREVLVNGNLRLVLSVIQRFNNRGEYVDDLFQVGCIGLMKSIDNFDLSQNVKFSTYAVPMIIGEIRRYLRDNNPIRVSRSLRDIAYKALQVREKLMSKTSKEPTPVEIAEEMGVPHSDVVFALDAIQDPVSLFEPIYNDGGDPIFVMDQLSDEKNKDSIWIDEIALQEGMRRLNEREKMILNKRFFQGKTQMEVAEEIGISQAQVSRLEKAAIKEMNKQMYD; encoded by the coding sequence GTGACACGACATAAAGTTGAGATTTGTGGGGTAGATACCTCAAAACTTCCAGTATTGAAAAATGATGAAATGCGAAAGCTATTCAAACAAATGCAAAGTGGAGATATAGAGGCTAGGGAAGTTTTAGTGAATGGTAATTTACGCCTTGTGTTAAGTGTAATCCAACGTTTTAACAATCGTGGAGAGTATGTTGATGACCTTTTTCAAGTTGGGTGCATTGGTTTAATGAAATCAATCGATAACTTTGATTTAAGTCAGAATGTGAAATTTTCAACCTATGCAGTACCAATGATTATTGGGGAAATTAGAAGATACCTTAGAGATAATAACCCCATTCGTGTTTCTCGATCACTACGAGATATTGCTTATAAGGCCTTACAAGTTCGTGAAAAGTTAATGAGTAAAACATCCAAGGAACCAACACCAGTGGAGATTGCTGAAGAAATGGGTGTACCACATTCTGATGTAGTATTTGCGTTAGATGCAATACAGGACCCTGTTTCATTATTTGAACCAATTTATAATGACGGTGGAGATCCCATTTTCGTTATGGATCAACTAAGTGATGAGAAAAATAAAGACTCCATATGGATAGATGAAATTGCCTTACAAGAAGGTATGAGAAGATTGAATGAACGTGAAAAGATGATACTCAACAAACGTTTTTTTCAAGGAAAAACACAAATGGAAGTTGCTGAAGAGATTGGTATATCGCAAGCTCAGGTTTCGCGATTAGAAAAAGCCGCAATTAAAGAAATGAATAAACAAATGTATGAT